In the Sediminibacter sp. Hel_I_10 genome, one interval contains:
- a CDS encoding acetyl-CoA C-acyltransferase, which translates to MSRDVVIVSAARTPIGSFLGKLSTVAAPRLGATAIKGALDKINLKPELVEEVIMGHVVQAGAGQAPARQAAIYAGIPDTVPCSTVNKVCASGMKAVMQAAQSIALGDTDIVVAGGMENMSLIPHYYHARTGTKFGPATLEDGMQKDGLVDAYDNNAMGVCADLCASEYEFSREDQDHFAIQSYQRSAKAWSDGKFDDEVVPVEVPQRRGDAIMVSEDEEYTNVKLEKIPALRPAFSKDGTVTAANASTINDGAGAVVLMSREKAEELGLKPLATIRSFADAAQEPKWFTTAPAKALPKALDKAGLSVKDVDFFEFNEAFSVVGLANMKILGLTDKNVNVNGGAVSLGHPLGCSGVRILITLLSVLKQNDAKIGAAAICNGGGGASAIVIERN; encoded by the coding sequence ATGAGTAGAGATGTAGTAATCGTGTCGGCGGCAAGAACGCCTATCGGAAGTTTTTTAGGAAAACTATCAACCGTTGCAGCCCCTCGTTTGGGAGCAACTGCCATAAAAGGCGCCTTAGATAAAATAAACCTCAAACCAGAATTGGTTGAAGAAGTTATAATGGGTCATGTTGTACAAGCTGGAGCTGGACAAGCACCTGCAAGACAAGCAGCCATTTATGCTGGAATACCAGATACAGTACCATGCTCAACAGTTAATAAAGTTTGTGCCTCTGGTATGAAAGCCGTAATGCAAGCTGCACAATCTATAGCTTTAGGAGATACAGATATTGTAGTTGCAGGAGGCATGGAGAACATGAGCTTGATTCCGCATTATTACCACGCCCGTACAGGAACCAAATTTGGACCCGCCACCCTAGAAGATGGTATGCAAAAAGACGGGTTGGTTGATGCATATGACAACAATGCTATGGGGGTTTGTGCCGATTTATGTGCTTCGGAATATGAATTTTCACGTGAAGATCAAGATCATTTTGCCATTCAATCCTATCAACGTTCTGCAAAAGCATGGAGCGATGGTAAATTTGATGATGAAGTTGTACCTGTAGAAGTGCCTCAACGTCGTGGAGACGCCATAATGGTTTCCGAAGATGAAGAATATACCAACGTCAAATTAGAAAAAATACCGGCATTAAGACCCGCTTTCTCTAAGGATGGAACGGTTACTGCTGCTAACGCTTCTACTATAAACGATGGTGCTGGCGCTGTTGTTTTGATGAGTCGCGAAAAAGCTGAAGAACTCGGTTTAAAACCTTTAGCTACAATTAGGAGTTTTGCTGATGCTGCACAAGAACCTAAGTGGTTTACAACTGCTCCAGCCAAAGCACTTCCCAAGGCTTTAGATAAAGCTGGACTCAGTGTAAAAGACGTTGACTTTTTTGAGTTTAATGAGGCCTTTTCTGTAGTTGGGCTAGCAAACATGAAAATTCTAGGACTTACAGATAAAAACGTCAATGTAAATGGTGGTGCTGTTTCATTAGGCCATCCTTTAGGGTGTTCTGGAGTAAGAATATTAATTACTTTGCTCAGTGTACTTAAACAAAATGATGCCAAAATAGGAGCAGCAGCTATTTGTAATGGCGGTGGTGGAGCTTCGGCAATAGTTATAGAACGTAATTGA
- a CDS encoding C40 family peptidase: MLYAICNLSIVPLRAEPSDKSELVSQVLYGEFFKVLEQRKSWSKIRLAFDTYEGWIDNKQYQEISESDYQELNDQVPVLSKDLIEFVHDEEQNLHTVPMGAVLNGVNLLQHKFDGKTISSQQGKDSLLNTAFLYLNAPYLWGGKTPFGIDCSGFTQMVYLLNGYLLKRDASQQAMQGQALSFIEESEPGDLAFFDNAEGDIIHVGIIMENNYIIHAHGKVRIDRLDHSGIYNAEKNKHTHKLRVIKKIV; this comes from the coding sequence ATGCTTTACGCCATTTGCAACCTAAGTATTGTTCCCTTAAGAGCAGAGCCATCTGATAAAAGTGAATTGGTTTCACAAGTACTCTATGGTGAATTTTTTAAGGTTTTAGAACAGCGTAAATCTTGGAGTAAAATTCGATTGGCTTTCGATACTTATGAAGGTTGGATAGATAATAAGCAATATCAAGAGATTTCAGAGTCAGATTATCAGGAATTGAATGATCAGGTCCCTGTTTTAAGCAAGGATCTCATTGAGTTTGTTCATGACGAAGAACAAAATTTACATACGGTGCCTATGGGGGCCGTTTTAAATGGTGTTAATTTACTGCAGCACAAGTTTGATGGAAAGACGATTTCATCTCAACAAGGAAAAGACAGTCTCTTAAATACGGCTTTTTTATATTTGAACGCACCCTATCTCTGGGGCGGAAAGACACCTTTTGGTATTGATTGTTCTGGATTTACTCAAATGGTTTATTTGCTAAATGGTTATCTACTGAAACGTGATGCGTCGCAACAAGCCATGCAAGGACAAGCCTTGAGTTTTATAGAGGAAAGTGAGCCAGGAGATCTCGCCTTTTTTGACAATGCTGAAGGTGATATCATTCATGTAGGCATCATCATGGAAAATAATTACATCATTCATGCTCATGGAAAAGTAAGAATTGACAGATTGGACCATTCAGGCATTTACAATGCTGAAAAAAACAAACATACTCATAAACTAAGAGTCATAAAAAAAATCGTTTAA
- a CDS encoding tetratricopeptide repeat protein, producing the protein MKTRIIVASALLVSIVSFGQKRELRDAEKAIKSGNFADAKSSIASAESLISNEDEKMRAEFYFLKGQALYANGTGTNEDIDKAIESFEMAESIEEESGKKKYTDDIEEVKTKMLNNFLTKANAALQSKDYIKSSQGFDKAYRMSPKDTLYLYYAASTAVTAQDYDSSLKFYEELRDLGFTGEGMEYYATSKETGEEENFDNKTIRDLSVRQGTHIAPKDRKTESKSAEVVKNIALIHLSNGDNAKAAAAMKDAREQNPDDLGLLISEANVQLKMGNKKRFKELMEEATSKDPKNAELQYNLGVIAAEAGENEAAKSYYEKAIELDPSYADAYVNMSVLILGQESEIVEEMNSLGTSSKDNARYDELRSQRVKIYKSAIPYLETALKLKPQNIQAAKTLMNIYSVTSETEKFKAMKAKVAEMEAGN; encoded by the coding sequence ATGAAAACAAGAATTATAGTTGCCTCAGCACTTTTGGTTAGTATAGTTTCCTTTGGACAAAAAAGAGAACTAAGAGATGCTGAAAAGGCCATAAAATCTGGAAATTTTGCCGATGCAAAATCTTCAATCGCTTCTGCCGAATCTTTAATAAGTAATGAAGATGAAAAGATGAGAGCAGAATTTTACTTTCTTAAAGGCCAAGCGTTATATGCAAATGGCACTGGAACCAATGAAGACATTGACAAGGCCATTGAAAGTTTTGAGATGGCAGAAAGTATTGAAGAGGAGTCTGGAAAAAAGAAATATACAGACGATATTGAAGAAGTGAAAACTAAAATGTTAAATAATTTTTTAACAAAGGCTAATGCAGCCCTTCAAAGTAAAGATTACATCAAATCCTCCCAAGGATTTGATAAGGCTTATAGAATGTCCCCAAAAGACACATTATATCTTTATTATGCAGCGTCTACAGCTGTAACTGCTCAAGATTATGATTCTTCTCTTAAATTCTATGAAGAGCTTAGAGATTTAGGCTTTACTGGAGAGGGAATGGAGTACTATGCGACCAGTAAAGAAACTGGAGAAGAAGAGAACTTTGATAATAAAACTATAAGAGATCTGTCTGTTAGACAAGGCACTCATATAGCTCCAAAAGATAGAAAAACAGAATCTAAATCTGCAGAGGTGGTCAAGAACATTGCTTTGATTCATTTAAGCAATGGGGATAATGCTAAAGCAGCAGCTGCTATGAAAGATGCAAGAGAGCAAAATCCTGATGATTTGGGACTGTTAATTTCTGAGGCTAACGTTCAGCTTAAAATGGGAAATAAAAAACGTTTTAAAGAGCTTATGGAAGAAGCTACCTCTAAAGATCCTAAAAATGCAGAGTTACAATATAACTTAGGGGTTATTGCTGCGGAAGCAGGCGAAAATGAAGCGGCTAAATCTTATTATGAAAAAGCTATTGAACTCGATCCTTCTTATGCTGACGCTTACGTGAATATGTCTGTACTGATATTAGGTCAAGAGAGCGAGATTGTTGAAGAGATGAACTCTCTAGGAACATCGTCTAAAGATAATGCGCGTTATGATGAGTTAAGATCACAACGAGTTAAAATCTATAAATCTGCAATTCCTTATTTAGAGACTGCTTTGAAATTAAAGCCACAAAATATTCAAGCTGCTAAAACACTTATGAATATTTACAGCGTAACCTCTGAAACTGAAAAGTTCAAGGCCATGAAAGCTAAAGTAGCTGAAATGGAAGCTGGAAATTAA
- the gyrA gene encoding DNA gyrase subunit A, with translation MEEGEKLIPINIEDEMKSAYIDYSMSVIVSRALPDVRDGLKPVHRRVLFGMHELGVRSNTAHKKSARIVGEVLGKYHPHGDTSVYDAMVRMAQEWSLRYMLVDGQGNFGSIDGDSPAAMRYTEARMRKISEEMLADIDKETVDLQLNFDDTLKEPTVLPTRIPGLLVNGASGIAVGMATNMPPHNLAEVVDGTIAYIENNDIEIDELIQHVKAPDFPTGGIIYGYDGVREAFKTGRGRVVMRGKARIEEVQGRECIIVTEIPYQVNKADMIKKTADLVNDKKIEGISLIRDESDRNGMRIVYVLKRDAIPNIVINMLYKYTALQSSFSVNNIALVKGRPQLLNLKDMIHYFVEHRHEVVVRRTTYELRKAEERAHILEGLIIASDNIDEVIALIRASSNADEAREKLIERFELSEIQAKAIVEMRLRQLTGLEQDKLRTEYDELMKTIEDLKDILANKDRRMEIIKEELAVIKEKYGDERRSVIEYAGGDLSIEDMIPDEQVVITISHAGYIKRTSLTEYKTQNRGGVGQKASTTRNEDFLEYLFVGTNHQYMLFFTQKGKCFWMRVYEIPEGSKTSKGRAIQNLINIEQDDRVKAFICTQDLKDEDYINSHYVIMATKKGQVKKTSLEQYSRPRTNGINAITIKDDDELLEAKLTTGNSQVMLALKSGKAIRFEEAKTRPMGRNASGVRGIRLANDKDEVVGMIAIENSQEESVLVVSEKGYGKRSYIDDPEDGEAVYRITNRGGKGVKTISITEKTGHLVTIKSVTDDDDLMIINRSGIAIRMSLENLRIMGRATQGVKLINLREGDSIAAVAKVMKEEEEDIELDEVNLNPDIITDDSEDGTTIDNSEEE, from the coding sequence ATGGAAGAGGGAGAGAAATTGATTCCTATTAACATTGAAGATGAAATGAAATCGGCTTACATTGATTATTCAATGTCAGTCATTGTGTCACGTGCGTTGCCAGACGTAAGAGATGGTTTAAAACCAGTGCATAGAAGGGTTTTGTTTGGAATGCACGAATTAGGAGTTAGGTCTAATACCGCCCATAAAAAGTCGGCCAGAATTGTTGGTGAAGTACTGGGTAAATATCACCCACACGGTGATACCTCTGTGTACGATGCTATGGTTCGTATGGCTCAAGAATGGAGTTTGCGTTACATGTTAGTCGATGGCCAAGGAAACTTTGGTTCTATTGATGGAGATAGCCCTGCAGCCATGCGTTATACGGAAGCTCGTATGAGAAAGATTTCCGAAGAGATGTTAGCAGATATCGATAAGGAAACGGTTGATCTTCAGCTTAACTTTGATGATACCTTAAAAGAGCCTACGGTGCTTCCTACGAGAATACCAGGTCTTTTGGTTAACGGTGCTTCAGGGATAGCCGTTGGTATGGCTACCAATATGCCACCTCATAATTTAGCAGAAGTGGTTGATGGTACCATTGCCTACATTGAAAACAATGATATAGAGATTGATGAGCTTATTCAGCACGTAAAAGCTCCAGATTTCCCAACAGGAGGGATCATTTATGGGTATGACGGTGTAAGAGAAGCTTTTAAAACAGGCCGCGGACGTGTGGTGATGAGAGGTAAAGCTCGCATAGAAGAAGTTCAAGGCCGTGAGTGCATCATTGTTACTGAAATACCTTACCAAGTCAACAAAGCAGACATGATTAAAAAGACTGCGGATTTGGTTAATGATAAAAAAATTGAGGGCATCTCTTTAATCAGGGATGAATCTGATAGAAACGGAATGCGCATTGTATACGTGCTTAAACGTGATGCCATACCGAACATCGTTATAAATATGCTGTATAAATACACAGCATTGCAGTCTTCTTTTAGCGTTAATAATATTGCATTGGTAAAAGGGCGCCCACAGCTATTGAATCTAAAAGATATGATTCATTACTTCGTGGAGCACAGACATGAAGTTGTTGTTAGACGAACCACTTATGAATTGCGTAAGGCAGAAGAGCGTGCTCATATTCTTGAAGGTCTTATTATTGCTTCAGACAATATTGATGAGGTCATTGCCTTGATTAGAGCATCTTCTAATGCTGATGAAGCACGCGAAAAATTGATAGAGCGTTTTGAGCTTTCAGAAATTCAGGCCAAGGCTATAGTCGAAATGAGATTGCGTCAGCTTACAGGTTTGGAGCAAGACAAACTTCGAACTGAGTATGATGAATTGATGAAGACCATCGAAGATCTTAAGGATATTCTTGCCAATAAGGATCGTAGAATGGAGATCATCAAAGAAGAACTTGCTGTTATCAAAGAGAAATACGGTGATGAGCGTCGTTCTGTAATTGAGTATGCTGGTGGCGATTTGAGTATCGAAGACATGATTCCAGATGAGCAAGTAGTCATTACTATCTCCCACGCTGGATATATTAAAAGAACGTCATTAACTGAATATAAAACTCAAAATAGAGGAGGCGTAGGGCAAAAAGCCTCTACTACTCGAAATGAGGATTTCTTAGAATATTTATTTGTTGGTACCAATCACCAATACATGTTGTTCTTTACCCAAAAAGGGAAATGTTTTTGGATGCGAGTGTATGAAATTCCTGAAGGAAGTAAAACTTCTAAAGGAAGAGCTATTCAGAACTTGATCAACATTGAGCAAGATGATAGAGTTAAAGCTTTTATATGTACACAAGACCTTAAGGACGAAGATTACATCAACAGTCATTATGTCATTATGGCCACCAAAAAAGGTCAAGTTAAAAAGACCTCTTTAGAGCAATACTCACGTCCTAGAACTAATGGTATTAATGCTATTACTATTAAGGATGATGATGAACTTTTAGAAGCTAAACTCACAACTGGAAATAGCCAAGTGATGCTGGCCTTAAAATCTGGTAAAGCCATTCGTTTTGAAGAAGCCAAAACGAGACCTATGGGCAGAAATGCATCTGGGGTTAGAGGTATTCGATTAGCGAATGACAAGGATGAGGTTGTTGGTATGATCGCTATTGAAAACTCTCAAGAAGAATCGGTTCTGGTTGTTTCTGAAAAAGGCTACGGTAAACGAAGTTACATCGATGATCCAGAAGATGGAGAAGCGGTATACAGGATTACAAACCGTGGTGGTAAAGGTGTTAAAACCATATCCATTACAGAGAAAACTGGACACCTTGTAACCATTAAGAGCGTTACTGATGATGATGATTTGATGATTATTAATAGATCAGGAATTGCAATTAGAATGTCTCTTGAAAACTTAAGGATTATGGGACGCGCAACTCAAGGTGTGAAATTGATCAATTTGAGAGAAGGCGACTCTATTGCTGCGGTGGCCAAGGTCATGAAGGAAGAAGAGGAAGATATTGAATTGGATGAGGTGAACCTAAACCCTGACATCATCACAGATGATAGTGAGGATGGCACAACTATTGATAATTCAGAAGAAGAATAA
- a CDS encoding ATP-dependent Clp protease ATP-binding subunit, protein MDDNFSPRVKDVIAFSKEEALRLGHDFIGTEHLMLGLLRDGNGKAIDILSALEIDLNHLRRKVEILSPANSNITVSSNEKKNLHLTRQAERALKTTFLEAKLFQSTSINTAHLLLCILRNENDPTTKLLNKLKVDYDNVKEQFKSMITNDDDYLEIPKAESFSEDDGDDGGDAKQNPFGQSSTKSNKKSKTPVLDNFGRDLTVMAEDGKLDPVVGREEEIQRVSQILSRRKKNNPLLIGEPGVGKSAIAEGLALRIVKRKVSRILFNKRVVTLDLASLVAGTKYRGQFEERMKAVMNELEKNDDIILFIDEIHTIVGAGGATGSLDASNMFKPALARGEIQCIGATTLDEYRQYIEKDGALERRFQKVIVEPTTVEQTIEILNNIKGKYEEHHNVDYTPEAIEACVKLTNRYMTERFLPDKAIDALDEAGSRVHITNIEVPKQILELEKKLEEVKETKNTVVKKQKYEEAAKLRDDEKQLEKDLAIAQEKWEEETKQHREIVTDDNVADVVSMMTGIPVNRIAQTESNKLAKLPELIKGKVIGQDDAVAKVVKAIQRNRAGLKDPNKPIGSFIFLGQTGVGKTQLAKVLARELFDSEDALVRIDMSEYMEKFAISRLVGAPPGYVGYEEGGQLTEKVRRKPYAVILLDEIEKAHPDVFNMLLQVLDDGYLTDSLGRKIDFRNTIIIMTSNIGARKLKDFGQGVGFGTAAKIAQADDNTRSVIENALKKAFAPEFLNRIDDVMVFNALEKEDINKIIDIELQHLIIRIKDLGYELVLTDVAKGYIAEKGFDKQYGARPLKRAIQKYVEDTLAEEIINSQLHEGDSILMDLDAEKNELTINIQKAEEKAKPE, encoded by the coding sequence ATGGATGATAATTTTTCCCCAAGAGTTAAGGACGTAATAGCATTTAGCAAGGAAGAGGCCTTACGATTAGGTCACGACTTTATAGGTACTGAACATTTAATGCTCGGGCTACTTCGTGATGGCAATGGTAAAGCAATAGATATCTTATCTGCGCTTGAGATTGATCTCAATCATTTAAGGCGCAAAGTAGAAATCTTAAGCCCTGCTAACTCAAACATTACGGTGTCTTCAAACGAAAAAAAGAACCTGCACCTTACAAGACAAGCAGAACGTGCTCTTAAAACAACCTTTTTAGAGGCCAAACTGTTTCAAAGCACGTCTATTAATACAGCACATCTTTTATTGTGCATACTAAGAAACGAAAATGATCCCACTACTAAACTGCTCAATAAGTTGAAAGTGGATTATGACAATGTTAAAGAACAATTCAAGTCTATGATCACAAATGATGACGACTATTTAGAAATTCCAAAAGCCGAATCTTTTTCAGAAGATGATGGCGATGATGGTGGAGATGCGAAACAAAATCCGTTTGGCCAATCTTCTACTAAATCGAACAAAAAATCAAAAACACCTGTATTAGACAACTTTGGTAGAGACCTAACAGTTATGGCCGAAGATGGAAAACTAGACCCTGTTGTGGGTAGAGAGGAAGAAATACAGAGAGTTTCACAAATTTTAAGTCGAAGAAAAAAGAACAATCCTTTATTAATCGGAGAACCTGGTGTAGGTAAATCGGCCATTGCCGAAGGTCTTGCACTTCGTATCGTAAAGAGAAAGGTGTCACGTATTTTATTCAATAAGCGCGTGGTGACCTTAGATTTGGCGAGCTTAGTTGCCGGTACAAAATACCGAGGTCAGTTTGAGGAACGTATGAAAGCCGTCATGAACGAACTAGAAAAAAATGATGACATCATTTTGTTCATTGATGAAATTCATACCATAGTTGGAGCTGGCGGTGCCACCGGTAGCTTAGATGCTTCAAACATGTTTAAACCCGCTTTAGCAAGAGGTGAAATACAATGTATAGGCGCTACAACTTTAGATGAATATAGACAATACATCGAGAAAGATGGCGCCTTAGAGCGACGTTTTCAAAAAGTGATTGTAGAGCCAACCACGGTTGAGCAAACTATAGAAATCTTAAACAACATTAAAGGTAAATATGAAGAACATCATAATGTTGATTACACGCCAGAAGCTATTGAAGCTTGTGTGAAGTTGACCAACAGATATATGACAGAGCGATTTTTACCAGACAAGGCCATTGATGCGCTAGATGAAGCTGGTTCTCGTGTTCATATCACCAATATCGAAGTTCCTAAACAAATTCTAGAGCTCGAAAAGAAACTAGAAGAGGTTAAGGAAACCAAGAATACCGTAGTCAAAAAACAAAAATACGAAGAGGCTGCGAAGTTAAGAGATGACGAAAAACAACTGGAAAAAGATTTGGCCATTGCCCAAGAAAAATGGGAAGAAGAAACCAAACAGCATCGCGAAATAGTTACAGATGACAACGTGGCTGATGTCGTTTCTATGATGACTGGTATTCCTGTAAACAGAATTGCTCAAACCGAAAGCAACAAGCTGGCAAAATTACCTGAGCTCATCAAAGGCAAAGTTATTGGCCAAGATGACGCTGTAGCTAAAGTTGTTAAAGCGATCCAACGGAATAGAGCGGGATTAAAAGATCCTAACAAACCCATTGGTTCCTTTATCTTTTTAGGTCAAACAGGTGTTGGTAAAACTCAACTTGCCAAAGTTTTGGCTAGAGAATTATTTGACAGTGAAGATGCGCTTGTTAGAATTGACATGAGTGAATACATGGAGAAATTTGCCATCTCAAGATTAGTTGGTGCACCTCCGGGATACGTTGGTTATGAAGAAGGTGGTCAGCTTACAGAGAAAGTAAGACGTAAGCCTTATGCTGTTATTCTACTTGATGAGATAGAAAAAGCACATCCAGATGTATTTAATATGCTATTGCAAGTACTGGATGATGGTTATTTGACCGATAGTTTAGGTAGAAAAATCGATTTTAGAAATACCATTATCATTATGACTTCTAACATTGGGGCCAGAAAACTAAAAGACTTTGGTCAAGGTGTTGGTTTTGGAACTGCTGCTAAAATTGCACAGGCCGATGACAATACGAGAAGTGTTATCGAGAACGCACTTAAAAAAGCATTTGCTCCAGAATTCTTAAACAGAATTGATGACGTGATGGTGTTTAACGCTCTTGAAAAAGAGGATATTAATAAAATTATTGATATTGAGTTACAGCACTTAATCATTAGAATTAAAGATTTAGGTTATGAGCTTGTACTTACCGATGTCGCAAAAGGCTACATTGCTGAAAAAGGATTTGACAAGCAATACGGAGCAAGACCGTTAAAGCGTGCTATTCAAAAGTACGTTGAAGACACACTTGCTGAAGAAATCATTAATTCTCAATTACATGAAGGCGATAGTATTTTAATGGATCTAGATGCCGAAAAAAATGAGTTAACCATTAACATTCAGAAGGCTGAGGAAAAAGCCAAACCTGAATAA
- the hutH gene encoding histidine ammonia-lyase, with amino-acid sequence MKDIHYISSERLEISTIRDIIFFDRKVELSEESVEKILKCRAYLDEKINTGETAIYGINTGFGSLYNVKISKDKLVKLQENLVMSHACGIGENVPKPIVKLMLFLKIQSLSYGHSGVQLETVQRLVDFYNNDILPVVYTQGSLGASGDLAPLAHLALPLLGKGEVNYDGKICATAEVMDAFGWSPIVLKSKEGLALLNGTQFMSAYGIHLLLESYKLSYLADLIGSISLEAFDGRIEPFNALVHLVRPHKGQLKTAERIRGFLEGSELIVQTKAHVQDPYSFRCMPQVHGATKDTLEFVKKTFLTEINAVTDNPNIFVGDDEIISGGNFHGQPLALALDYLKIAMAELGNISERRTYQLVSGLRGLPMFLVDNPGLNSGFMIPQYTAASIVSANKQLASPASIDSIVSSNGQEDHVSMGANAAVQAYTLVENVKRILAIELLNGSQALFFRGALRSSEMIEGFLKAYRSQIGFVKEDEILHDLMQNSIKFITELSVENELIFD; translated from the coding sequence ATGAAAGACATACATTATATATCCTCTGAAAGATTGGAAATTTCTACTATAAGAGATATTATTTTTTTTGACCGTAAGGTGGAGCTCTCAGAAGAATCCGTTGAAAAGATTTTAAAATGTAGAGCTTATTTAGATGAAAAAATAAATACTGGGGAAACCGCAATTTATGGTATAAACACAGGGTTTGGCTCATTGTATAATGTAAAAATATCTAAGGATAAACTTGTGAAATTACAAGAAAACTTAGTGATGTCCCATGCCTGCGGTATTGGTGAGAATGTTCCAAAACCGATTGTAAAATTGATGTTGTTTCTTAAAATACAATCGTTAAGTTATGGACATAGCGGTGTGCAATTAGAGACGGTACAACGCCTTGTTGATTTTTATAATAATGATATTTTACCTGTAGTTTATACTCAGGGATCTCTGGGAGCATCTGGAGATTTGGCGCCTCTTGCGCATTTAGCGCTTCCTTTATTGGGTAAAGGGGAAGTTAATTATGATGGCAAGATATGTGCTACTGCAGAAGTTATGGATGCTTTTGGCTGGTCGCCCATTGTATTAAAATCAAAAGAAGGACTAGCATTGCTTAATGGCACTCAGTTTATGAGTGCTTATGGAATACATCTACTTTTAGAGTCTTATAAATTATCTTATTTGGCAGATTTGATAGGAAGTATTTCTTTGGAAGCTTTTGATGGGCGCATTGAACCTTTTAATGCTTTGGTGCATTTGGTAAGGCCACATAAGGGGCAATTAAAAACAGCAGAGCGAATTAGGGGGTTTTTAGAAGGAAGTGAACTGATTGTTCAGACCAAGGCACATGTACAAGATCCTTATTCTTTTAGATGCATGCCTCAAGTACACGGTGCCACAAAAGATACGCTTGAGTTTGTTAAAAAAACGTTTCTTACAGAGATTAATGCGGTAACAGACAACCCGAATATTTTTGTAGGTGACGATGAAATTATTTCTGGAGGAAATTTTCATGGGCAGCCACTAGCTCTTGCGCTTGACTATCTTAAAATAGCCATGGCTGAACTTGGGAATATTTCTGAGCGCAGAACGTATCAATTAGTATCAGGGTTACGGGGACTACCTATGTTTCTTGTTGATAATCCTGGGCTAAATTCTGGGTTTATGATTCCGCAATATACTGCTGCTAGTATTGTAAGTGCTAACAAACAGTTGGCAAGCCCTGCGAGTATAGATAGTATTGTTTCTAGTAACGGTCAAGAAGACCATGTGAGCATGGGGGCTAATGCCGCAGTACAAGCGTACACTTTGGTTGAAAATGTAAAGCGCATTTTAGCTATAGAACTCTTAAACGGTTCTCAAGCTCTGTTTTTTAGGGGGGCTTTGCGCTCTTCGGAAATGATTGAGGGATTTTTAAAGGCATATCGCAGCCAAATAGGTTTTGTAAAGGAAGATGAGATTTTACATGACTTAATGCAGAACTCAATAAAATTTATCACGGAGTTATCAGTTGAAAACGAATTGATTTTTGATTAA